The Gehongia tenuis DNA window CCGGCGATATAAACGGAACGGCTCTTGACATATCCCGCATCAATGTGAAAAGCGTTTCTGGAAGCGTACATTTGTCCGGCGCCTTTGCGGAGGTTCAAGTGGATACCACCAGCGGCAGTGTGACATTGACCTCTGAAACCATGCTGGAACGGATGGGCCTCAAAGCGGTTTCCGGCAGTCTCACCATCATGATTCCGGAAAATGACGGCTTCACCTTGAACTTTGACAAGGTTTCCGGAAGTTACTCCACCGATTTTAACTGCTCACAGGAAAATGACCGCTACACCTACAAAGGTGGAGGCGCCATGTTCAACGCCGATGTGGTGAGCGGGGACGTTAAAATACTTCGACTGCCCTAGGCCCAGCGGTCGGGCAGCAGTTCATCCAAGGGCTTGACGCCGTCCTCCAGGAGAACCTCGGCATTCACGTTTCGGGGATCGATCTGGAACATAAATTCGCGGCAGCGGCCGCAGGGCGGCACCACGTGGCCGCCTTCCCACACGGCAACAATCTTGACGATCCTGTTCTCACCGGCGGTTATCATTGCGGCGATGGCGGCATGCTCAGCGCAAAAGCCCATCGAGCAGGGAACGTCGATACAAACGCCGGTGTAAACGTGGCCGGCTTCGGTGAGAAGAGCGGCGGCGACCGAGCCAGCGGAGGCGTTATCGGTTAAATCACGGGGATTGAGTGTTTTTTTGGCGATGGCCCGGAGTTCATCAAAGTTCATATCTATTCTCCTTGTTTTTTTGCTGCCGATATTACAGAAAGGATGCGCCCACAACCCCTACGAGAGCCACGGCGAGGATCAGCATCAGGATGGCGAAGGCCAGAACCACGATGGAGATTACCATGCCCGCCACGGCCATGCCATGGCGCTCGGTGGACTTGAGGCCAAGAACACTGAAGATGAGTCCCAGCACGGCAAGGATCATCCCAATGGCATAGTTGAGAGGCGCGATAAGGCTCACCAGGGACAGAATGAAACCCGCAAGAGCAATATTCCTTTTTGGATCGATGGGGGGATTGTACCCCGGATTGGGACCCGGCTGATAGGCCTGCCCGTTGTAGTTTTGCGGCGGAACGCCCTGAGGATTGGTATTTTGATAACCGTAGGCGTATCCTTCCGCGGGACCCTGACCCTCTTCGCCATTGTTTCCCGGGTTCGGTTCGGGATTTCCGCTTGCATAATAGATATCGTTGTTATCGTCCTGCATCCCACTTACTCCCTTCTCATTCCTTTTTATCAGAATATCAGTTTTTTTCCGGAAATACAACAAAAAGGAGAGAATCCCCGGAAGGATTCTCTCCTAAAGAACCTGTGATTAGGCTTTGCCGTTGCAGCCCAGCACATCAACGATCTTGTGGCGAACAGCCTCCTTGACGGCGGCGCGGGAATCGCCAAGATACTGACGGGGATCGAAATGATTGGGATGGGCAAACAGATGCTTGCGCAGCGCGGCGGTGAAAGCAAGACGGAGATCGGAGTCGATGTTGATCTTGCAAACGGCCATGGAAGCCGCCTGACGCAACATATCCTCCGGCACACCCTGGGCGCCGGCCATATCGCCGCCGTTGGCGTTGATGGTG harbors:
- a CDS encoding cytidine deaminase family protein, translated to MNFDELRAIAKKTLNPRDLTDNASAGSVAAALLTEAGHVYTGVCIDVPCSMGFCAEHAAIAAMITAGENRIVKIVAVWEGGHVVPPCGRCREFMFQIDPRNVNAEVLLEDGVKPLDELLPDRWA
- a CDS encoding DUF4190 domain-containing protein — its product is MQDDNNDIYYASGNPEPNPGNNGEEGQGPAEGYAYGYQNTNPQGVPPQNYNGQAYQPGPNPGYNPPIDPKRNIALAGFILSLVSLIAPLNYAIGMILAVLGLIFSVLGLKSTERHGMAVAGMVISIVVLAFAILMLILAVALVGVVGASFL